Below is a genomic region from Rosa chinensis cultivar Old Blush chromosome 5, RchiOBHm-V2, whole genome shotgun sequence.
ACATGATAAGCTCTCAGCATCGTCATCAAGCTCTGCACTAGGAGGCTTCTTGTCCTTTCTACTATATACCACCTTTCCATATTTATCAAACAAGTCATCAAACATATCGTCTGTATCTTCACTCACATTCTGCAACATTCAGCATATAGCCAAATAGTACCCAAGGTTCAGAATGACAAAGCGCAAATTACAAgatttaaaaaatattaaaaaattaaaaagttgcCTCAACACTGGAGCAAACCAAAGACTCACTTTCAGTGAGACTAAAATTCGAAACCATAACTCTCCAACAGGTTCAGTTAGTTGATCAATCTAGCTTTTTTTACTTTATCTTCTACAACATCTACAAgataaagtttcaatctttcacTCTCTCAACacaatttctttattcaaaacccaaaacccaaaagcgAAACTTGTTTCATAATTCCACTTTCTTATTAACAGCAACTCTACAcaattcaaaaaccaaaacccccagCTCAAATGAAATGAATaacccaagaaaaagaaaaaagaaacgaaATACGATACCGGAATGAAACTATCTTCAGCTTCTTTCCCCTGAGCCAAACACCGCAATCTGAGCAATTCCATCGTCGTCCTTTTGCTTCTGGGCAGTTGCCAAAAGCATTTGCAGGGCAACCATTTATGAGAAGAAATCGTGGCGGGGCTAGTTTGAGGTTGAAGACGACCCAGTTTCTGGAGGTCATCGTAGAATCGGTTTCCGGCGCCAGCTGCCGGGAGAGACAGAGTAACGAGTACCGCCATTGTTGTTGTTCAGATTTTTTGAAGATGATAGCAAATGTAAGAGATAGATGATACGAGCGGGCAGTATCCATATATGGATTTGGgcgggtttgggtttgggtttgggtcgGGCAGATAACTCTCGGTCTTCCACTCTCCACCAAGTCCACAATTGTtctgtatttttgttttttgttcacAAATTTATTTTGTATGGGGAGTGAAATCCACTCCTAAATTTGTAAAATCTACATTCTCTCTTTACTTTCTTATAgtcaaaattctcataaaaaaaaataaaatttaagttaataaaaataatttaagttATCAAGAAATGAAACATGAAGTGTAAATTTCACTCCTCTTTTATATCTATTATTTTACTCTTATAAGCTTTGCCAATTTATACGAGAATCAAAGTCCAGTAGAAATAGGACTTTTACTGTGTGACAGCATTCTCAGATGAGCAGGGTATGCGTAGTAGaatttagacaaaaaaaaaatggtattgGGATCGGCAAAATCCTCATGAAAGAACGTTCCATCAAAATCATACGTACCAGGAGCCAGGTAACATCCAGGTGTTAAATGTGAGGAGATTTAGAGTTGAGGTAGGGAAACGTTCGAGTAAGAAGGTAGATGGGGGGGAAGTGAAATGATTTCAACCGTAAAAATTTTAATCCACAATTTGATGCTATTGGAGAAGCACGAGAAAGTatcttcaaggcttcaagcaaCTTATAGCTCACAGAGAAATGAGAAGAACTATAGCACGTCCACATCGCATTGGTGCTTGTATATGTGGATTGAACACAGTTGCGGTCTACAACTTCAAAGTTGGGAATTGCCACGCAAATCGTTTGCACTCATTGGTGAGTTTAGGTCAAACTATGATTAACTGATTTATGAACCTCTATGATTAACTGATTTATAAGTCTCAGTAACTACTTTCAGATCTCATTGGAACAAAAAGATTCTTATAGATATGAGATTATTGGTGCATAAAATAATATTATCACCATCTTTCTTTTTATACCAACCAACGTCGCAGACaacattaataataataataataataataattgtgaGATTATATcagtttatttctttttaacGAAACTACAGGTAGACtgcccttttcttcttctttttcgagTCACCAGTCCCACATTGGGCAATTTTACCTCACTTTGGTGTAATCTAAAAGAACACTAATAGATGGGAATTTTTAAGTTCTACCATGAATTTAAAATAATACATATAAGGTGTTACAATAGCTTCACCAATATTCCATCAGGCAACACCTTAATCCCCAGTCCATAcaagtaaaacagaaaaaaatttaGCAAATTACACTTCAACTCAACCCATTAACTCATAAACAACAAAACAGTATTAGCGACTCAGAATATCAGTCACTCTTGACAATGTCAGTAGTACATTTTCACGGGTAGTTGGTACCAGGGAAGAGAGGGTGGGAGAGCAAGAGGGGAAAACAGGGGGGAGAAGAGAGATGCAGGTATTACCTATGGGTTACGAGGGGGTGATCTGCTACTGCTTCTTCCTCATAAAGGCCTACAAAAAGCAACCCACATCAGAAAAAAATACCAAATCTAATGCAGCTGTGGATTTCATATGAATGATATTGAACTGATGTAAAATATTTTTGTATGATTAAAATAAACCATTAGAAAAGCTCTTAAGACATTTAAACGTGTTATTTTGAGCCTGAACAAGAAAAACTTTGCCTTCTTATAGGGATGCAAGTACTACCTATGGCTTCCGAGGAGGAAGAGGTGAACTGCTTCTGCTGCTGTTGCTGCTACTGCTTCTTCCCCTTGCAGGCCTTCATAAAACATCAGAACAAGCTGTTAAAAAAGCAAACCCACCAAGGTTTTGTGGCCATGAATATCTTTCTAAGCTCTTAAGATTTTGTGCCCATCCACCGAAAGCCCAAGTTTTCATTatgttgaaacaaaaaaaaaattaataggaATTTCAGGAATAAAGACATCAGTACAAAAAGATTGCCAGTCCCTTGAGGAAACTACACAACTGAACATGAAAAAGAAACTTAAAAGTTAGGTAGAAGAAGACTAAAACATTACAGCGATTGCATGGAAGGGGTAATCTCCAAACACAAAAAAGACCAAAGCCCAAAGATAGGCCCAAAAGTGGACTTTCATCCCACAGAAAATCACCTCTTCAGCCCTTGCTCCCAAAATTCGGTGTTTTATATGATTAAGCATGCTCACAAGGAaattatcaacaaaaaaaaaaaatgtccagATAAATTCATTAGCATCCAATTGGCTATTTTGAATCACTATTAGACCAGTATGAATACCaagcaagaaaagctcaaagtaTGCCAAGCAGAAACAGATGGTAGCAAGATGCATAAACCAGAACCAAAGAAGTACACTGGCAACATATGCACCAACACAACCACATTAACAGCATGTATCCTAAAATAGGTCAAcagaaatttaagaaaataccAACAAAAGCAAAATAAACAAAGATACCTTCTTGGACTACGAGATGGTATCCTCCGGACTACCTGTTAGGATGGAAGAATCAAGCCATGTAAGGCAACCCACAATCTAAGTCCTCAATCAAAATGACAAAGATACACAAAAGGACAAACCTTGCGTGGACCAGGTGATCcagaggaagatgatgatgacctCCCACGTCTCATCGCTGGACCTCGACCTCTGTTGAAGCGAAGAAAAAAATAGCTTAATTTCAGTACTTCAAGATATTTAATAATACATGTTCAATCCAAACAGGGAAGGTTGGTGGGCATTTTAACAAGGTCGATACTCCCCTCCTCCCAAAGAAAAAGAGGGAGAAATTCCAATACCAAAGACCCAAGATAGATTATCACAAAGTTGGGCACCATCAAAAGAGGATATCAACCACAACTTTGCTTCTACAAACATAGATATTGACTTAAACCATATTACTGTCCACTTATGTACACATCATatatttccataatcattgatAGTAATGAACAAAATGTCAATTCATACCCAATCAATCAAACACGATACTGGTAGAATTATGAGAAACAGAACTCCCAGTGAGGGAAAAAAAGGACCAAGATGGGACAAGCCCAATCACTCAAAAGAGCATCAACCATTCTGAAATTCTTCAGACACTAAGTTTGAATTCAAACGATATGATATTTAAATGTTACCTCCGTGGTGAAATTGATCTTGAACGTGACCGAGCAGGCCTACGAATAGGAGGAGAACGGCTACGCCTACGACTGATTGGAGACCTTCTCGGAGGACTACGAGCCCGTCGAGGAGGAGGTGAACTgaataaaaatcaaattcattggATAATTAGAAGTAGACTCAAAGTAGCTTAACAAACACATGCGACCATCTTGCTCAATTCCTGACTATGTACGATAAATTGATATGGGATATACAGTGTTGTAACAGTAAATATCAAAACACTTGCTTATTAACCAATAAATATAGGCATGAACCTTGACCATTATTAAAAGTTGGTGGGCATGGACGCATACAAGTTCAATGTTAGATTGTTATCATGGGGCttttcacaaatatatatagatgACTTTCATAACTGAAACATAATAGCCCGACTTCATTTCCTTGCAACACTCACGTGCTGATTAAACATGAATATCCATGCTTTTGTGTTGTCATAATATGCATTCAACAACAATGTCTACATGAACAATCAACATGAAGCGCCATTTTTAACCCCAAAAAAGTTTATGATTTGCCAAAAGACAAAAGTTAATTAAATGAACAATGTCTGACAAAATTAAGTAATTGCTGACACTAATAATTACCGGCGCCTTGGGGGAGGAGAGCCACGTCTGCGAACAGGGGGGCTGCCACGTATCCTTCTTGGAGAAGCCCTATATAAGAAGATAATTAATCAAATGCCACTAGATTTTGGAAAAGCATATATACAACAGATATTCATCTGTAATTATAGATACCTAACTGGGGATCGCCGCCTTGGTGGCGGAGACCCAGAACGTC
It encodes:
- the LOC112167449 gene encoding protein Iojap, chloroplastic; the encoded protein is MAVLVTLSLPAAGAGNRFYDDLQKLGRLQPQTSPATISSHKWLPCKCFWQLPRSKRTTMELLRLRCLAQGKEAEDSFIPNVSEDTDDMFDDLFDKYGKVVYSRKDKKPPSAELDDDAESLSFAVELAKVANEVKAGDIKVLFVKPLVYWTRFFIIATAFSRPQIDAIRSKMRDLAEKKYGKIPNGDAKPNSWTLLDFGDVVIHIFLPPQRAFYNLEEFYGNATPVELPFENQPPMRG